In Ignavibacteria bacterium, the sequence GGATTCATCGCTTGCGCAAACGTAACCTGTATCGTAGCGTTTGGTTGCACGTTCCACGCATTTTGCGCAGGAGAAACGCTAATCACCTGTGCAAATACACATGGAGTATGCAATAGCGTAAAGAAAAATAAAAGCGCAGTAAATAGTAAGTGTCTGTTATAGAGTTTCATAAAGTTTGCTTTCAGTAATTGTGTAAGACAAGTTGGAAACTTGTTCTACGTTGGTAATTAAAAAAACTTGTTGTAAATATCAAGCGTAAGTGTGGATACTATTATTGTTTACTGTTTGCAATTTTCGGGCGATAACATAGGGAAAATTTAGAAGGGAAACAATTTGAACGTGTTTCGTATTAGCGTATCATCAGCGAGAAAAATTTCGTGCAGATTGTACGCTCTCCGAGTCGAGTCTGCGACAGATGTTTTCGCTGATGATACTCAGAGAAAACTTGTTTAAAATAAAAAAGTACGGACCCTAAATTACGTTCTCTTTGCGGCAAAAATATACAGAACCCGAAATAGAAATTCTACGTCAGATTCTGCAAATCATTTAATCTATAATCTTTTGAATTAGTCACAATTCAAAAGTATATTTTACATCATTTTTTTATGATTCCATTTCAACTTCTCACGTCTATTCGCGCAAAAGCGAAACAATTGAAACGCACAATTGTGTTTCCTGATGCAACAGATATTCGCACACTCAAAGCAGTTCGAATTATTTCCGATGAAACAATTGCAAATCCGATTCTAATTGGGAATGAAATTGAAATTCGGAAAAAAGCAGAAACGGAAAATGTTTCGTTGAACGGAATACGCATCATCGAGCCGAACAAATCAGAAAAACATTCCGACTTCTCGCATATTTATTTCAATGTGCGAAAATCGAAAGGAATACAATTCACCGAAGCGCAAACGCAAATGGAACATTCGTTATTCTTCGGAGCGATGCTCGTTCGCGAAGGATTTGCCGATGGAAGTGTTGCCGGTTCGCTTTCCACAACGGGAGATGTGTTGCGCGCGGCAATTCAAATTATCGGCGTTGCAGAAGGAGTTTCTATTGTGTCGAGTTTTTTCCTAATGGTTTTTCCTCATCAGGTTTTTTCATTTGCCGATTGCGCAGTTGTTCCGGAACCAACTGCTGAGCAACTTGCGGATATAGCAATAACGACTTCGCAAAATCATTTTAAACTTACCGGTGAAGAACCGCGTGTTGCAATGCTTTCTTTCTCGACAAAAGGAAGTGCATCGCATCCGCTCATAGAAAAAGTTCAAGAAGCAACGCGCATTGCAAAACAAAAAGCACCACAATTGCAACTCGATGGAGAATTGCAACTTGATGCCGCGATTATATCTGACATCAGCAAACGAAAAGCGCCGAACAGTAATGTTGCTGGGAAAGCAAACGTGTTAGTATTTCCCGATTTAAATGCTGGAAACATTGGCTATAAACTTGCTGAACGACTTGGTGGCGCGCAGGCAATTGGTCCTCTTGTGCAAGGATTACAAAAACCTGCATTCGATTTGTCGCGCGGATGTTCGATGGAAGATATTGTCAATGTTGCCGCAATTTGCGCAGTGATGAAATAAAGTTAGATGACAGATGAAATACTTTTTTAAAAAATGTGTTGCATATAATAATCATCCACGACTATAAATAGTCATGCTGGTCAAAGAACCACCGATAAATCTGTATGGAAACGAGAATCATTTATGATTCTTTTTTTGCTCAGAAAGAACGTTCACAGTCTTTGAGTATGGCATCTACTATTTCTAAAAATCTCAAATACTCAACATCTCAACAACTTACAAATTGAATTCACTGAAACAACAAAGCGGAAGATTTCTTTTCCTCGACATCTTTCGCGCCGTATCAATTTTTCTGATGCTGCAAGGTCATACATTTCGCGCATTACTTGATAATGTTCACCGAACGTCTATCTGGTTTGAAGTTCACGAATTTATTCACGGACTCACTGCGCCGGCGTTTCTTGTTTCTGCAGGATTAACATTCGGTATTTCCACATTTAAGCGAAGCGAAGATTATTTTCATCCGTCGCGCGTATTTTTCAAACGTATCGGAAAATTTTTTGTTATCCTTCTGCTTGGTTATGCGATTCATTTACCCAAACTTTCTCTCAATCAAATTCTTACTGCGTCCACGTATTACGATTATCTTTCTCTTACACAAGTGGATGTGCTTCAGTGCATTGGAATAACGTTATTGTTTTCGCAGGTGTTCTTGTTTTTTATGAAAGATGAAAAGAAATTTTTGCGCATGATATTTTCCGTGACTGGAATTATACTTCTTGCAACGCCATTACTGCAAGACCAACGATTTCTAAAATCGCTTCCACTTTCCGTTTCGCAGTATCTTGATATTTACAACGGTTCCAGTTTTCCGTTGTTTCCGAATGCTGTATTTATTTTTGCCGGAATAATGCTCTCTAAATTATTTTTACAATGCTCATCCGAAGATATTCCACGTTTTTTCAAACGGATTTCTGTTGCAGGAATAATCGTTGCAGCAATTGCGGCTATCGCATATTTTCTTCCGATTCAGTTATATCCTATAAATGATTTTTGGAAAACAAGTCCGAACTTCGTACTCGTACGTTTTGGATGTGTTCTGCTGTTATTTTCTGCGGTGTGGTATGCAACAACGCGGCTCGAATCTATTCCGTCGATTGTTCCGATGATGGGAAAAGAATCACTCTTTATTTATGTGTTTCATCTGCCGATAATTTATGGAAGTCCGGTGAATTCACAGAGTCTTACGTTTTTCTTTGGTCCAACACTTCATCCGTTCCAGGCAACATTTATTTTTATCGCAGTAACTGTTGCTGTTATTTATAGTTCCAAACTTTGGAGTTTCTTAAAACATCACCGTACGAATATGTATCGGACGTTACAAATAGGAATGGCAACAGCGTTTTTGGTGTTGTTCTTAACGCTCTAATTGTTACTTGACGTATGGTTGTGAACTAATTTTCCATTCGCAATCAAACTTTTTTTGAGTACGAGTGAAAAATTCCGTCGGCGCATCTTCCTTTCTTTGCAATTCCATTTTCTAAACACCCATGCAACATTTTATTGAGAACGTAAATTTCCACGTCGGAAAATTCGAGTGTTCCCATTTTTTCTTTCGAGTCGTACTTGCGTTTATATTATGATTTTGTTGAAACTCATCCGCGCGTACAGTTTCCTCTGCTCGTAAAAATCAAACTATCCGATTGCTGATAGCCGTTCATATAGCCATCAATATCACTACTGTTCCGCGCAGTTGATTGTTACGTAAGAACACTCAATCATACGAATAATTACAAGTACAATGTTTTCGCATTTCTTTTCAATCGCGAAAGTTTCGTTCGTTTCATTGCGCTTCCTTGGAATTTCAACTTGAATTCTTCTTCTGACATATTTTCGATTTCCGTTACCTTCGGCTGAATATTATTGTCCCGCGGCTCAAACTGAGCAACATTTGTTGGGTTCGCAAATTTTTTATTCCACGGACAAACGTCTTGACATATATCGCAACCATAAAGCCATCCAGAAAAATTTTTTGCAAGAGAAGAATCAATTTCTCCTTTGTGTTCAATCGTTAGATACGAAATACATTTGGTTGCGTCAAGAATATACGGTTCGACAAGTGCTTGCGTGGGACAAGCATCAATGCAAAGCGTACAATCTCCGCAATGGTCAATCGCAGGTTTGTCATAATCGAGTTCGAGATTGAGAATAATTTCACCGAGAAAAATCCACGAGCCATATTCTTTGGAAATAATATTCGTGTGTTTTCCTTTCCATCCGATTCCTGATTTTTGCGCCCATACTTTTTCAAGAACTGGTCCCGTATCAACATACACTTTGCCGTTTGCTGTCGGATTGTTGCATTTTATCCAATGGAGAAGTTGATGAAGTTTTGGAGTGAGGATATCGTGGTAATCATCTCCCCACGCATATCGTGAAATTTTACATGTGTGTTCAATTTCAGAATGATGATGCGGAGTGTAATAATTCATTGCCACC encodes:
- the pta gene encoding phosphate acetyltransferase translates to MIPFQLLTSIRAKAKQLKRTIVFPDATDIRTLKAVRIISDETIANPILIGNEIEIRKKAETENVSLNGIRIIEPNKSEKHSDFSHIYFNVRKSKGIQFTEAQTQMEHSLFFGAMLVREGFADGSVAGSLSTTGDVLRAAIQIIGVAEGVSIVSSFFLMVFPHQVFSFADCAVVPEPTAEQLADIAITTSQNHFKLTGEEPRVAMLSFSTKGSASHPLIEKVQEATRIAKQKAPQLQLDGELQLDAAIISDISKRKAPNSNVAGKANVLVFPDLNAGNIGYKLAERLGGAQAIGPLVQGLQKPAFDLSRGCSMEDIVNVAAICAVMK
- a CDS encoding acyltransferase, translated to MNSLKQQSGRFLFLDIFRAVSIFLMLQGHTFRALLDNVHRTSIWFEVHEFIHGLTAPAFLVSAGLTFGISTFKRSEDYFHPSRVFFKRIGKFFVILLLGYAIHLPKLSLNQILTASTYYDYLSLTQVDVLQCIGITLLFSQVFLFFMKDEKKFLRMIFSVTGIILLATPLLQDQRFLKSLPLSVSQYLDIYNGSSFPLFPNAVFIFAGIMLSKLFLQCSSEDIPRFFKRISVAGIIVAAIAAIAYFLPIQLYPINDFWKTSPNFVLVRFGCVLLLFSAVWYATTRLESIPSIVPMMGKESLFIYVFHLPIIYGSPVNSQSLTFFFGPTLHPFQATFIFIAVTVAVIYSSKLWSFLKHHRTNMYRTLQIGMATAFLVLFLTL
- the queG gene encoding tRNA epoxyqueuosine(34) reductase QueG, producing the protein MFNIVSLSQQIKSIAVSLGFHSVGIANAETLAEEKDHLLRWISRGYSGTMKWMERNSEKRIDVRNIFPDAKSVISVAMNYYTPHHHSEIEHTCKISRYAWGDDYHDILTPKLHQLLHWIKCNNPTANGKVYVDTGPVLEKVWAQKSGIGWKGKHTNIISKEYGSWIFLGEIILNLELDYDKPAIDHCGDCTLCIDACPTQALVEPYILDATKCISYLTIEHKGEIDSSLAKNFSGWLYGCDICQDVCPWNKKFANPTNVAQFEPRDNNIQPKVTEIENMSEEEFKLKFQGSAMKRTKLSRLKRNAKTLYL